A region from the Inhella inkyongensis genome encodes:
- a CDS encoding lytic transglycosylase domain-containing protein, producing the protein MPNDHALSLSLRQFGGGCLLFIKDVAHGLAVVSHNTLALLGLALLACVVAVMSPTGWRETLERQTLDWLAARHQARIQVNEQDLPVADSMASQRVAAADLTELSKPQAAVANYLSRRYKVALEPVSRLVLEAWEAGARARIDPTLVLAVIAVESSFNPYAQSPVGAQGLMQVMTRVHDEKFEAFGGNRAALDPISNLRVGVQVLRECIQRGGSVVEGLRYYVGAANLDDDGGYGARVLFEHEQLKSVAAGRAPPARPNPAPAVPAQPAPAASESAQLALL; encoded by the coding sequence ATGCCCAACGATCACGCCCTCAGCCTCTCGCTGCGCCAGTTTGGCGGCGGGTGCCTGCTATTCATCAAGGACGTGGCCCATGGTCTGGCGGTGGTCAGCCACAACACCTTGGCCCTGCTGGGCTTGGCCCTGCTGGCCTGCGTGGTGGCGGTGATGAGTCCGACGGGCTGGCGCGAGACGCTGGAGCGTCAAACGCTAGATTGGTTGGCAGCACGCCATCAAGCCCGCATCCAGGTGAATGAGCAGGACCTGCCCGTCGCCGACTCGATGGCCAGCCAACGCGTAGCGGCGGCCGATCTGACCGAACTGAGCAAACCGCAGGCTGCGGTCGCCAACTATCTGTCTCGCCGCTACAAGGTGGCCCTGGAGCCGGTGAGCCGTCTCGTGCTGGAGGCCTGGGAAGCCGGCGCGCGGGCACGCATCGACCCGACCCTGGTGCTGGCTGTGATCGCGGTGGAGTCCAGCTTCAATCCCTATGCACAGAGCCCAGTCGGGGCTCAGGGCCTGATGCAGGTGATGACGCGCGTGCATGATGAAAAGTTCGAAGCCTTCGGTGGCAATCGAGCGGCCCTCGATCCGATTTCCAATCTGCGCGTCGGCGTGCAGGTTCTGCGTGAGTGCATTCAGCGTGGCGGCAGCGTCGTGGAGGGTCTGCGCTATTACGTCGGCGCAGCCAATTTGGACGATGACGGCGGCTATGGCGCCCGGGTGCTGTTTGAGCATGAACAACTGAAGTCCGTGGCAGCAGGCCGCGCGCCTCCGGCGCGCCCGAACCCAGCCCCGGCGGTACCCGCTCAGCCGGCTCCGGCCGCTTCGGAATCGGCGCAACTGGCCTTGCTCTAA
- a CDS encoding UbiD family decarboxylase, protein MEYRDLRGFLSQLELMGELKRVDAPVSPYLEMTALSDRVLRAGGPALWFERPTQGDRPVLTNLFGTVRRVALGMGAQDANSLREVGQVLARLREPEPPRGLRDVGRVLDLARSVWQMRPEVVGRAPCQQEVTEGSDIDLSRWPIQHCWPEDAAPLLTWGLVVTRGPQSVAQPRKRQNLGIYRQQVIGRRQLIMRWLAHRGGALDFRAFRLANPGQPFPIAVVLGADPATTLGAVTPVPDSLSEYQFAGLLRGARTELVDSGVGEGDCRLQVPAHAEMVLEGHIPPAPIGWKGQSDLGVPLMERDGYLHALEGPFGDHTGYYNEQEWFPVFELSRVTERSGAFYHSTYTGKPPDEPAVLGLALNEVFVPLLQQQFSEIVDFYLPPEGCSYRMALVSIRKAYAGHAKRLMFGVWSYLRQFMYTKFIVIVDEDVNLRDWNDVIWAITTRVDPARDTVLVDNTPIDYLDFASPTSGLGGKMGLDATNKWPGETQREWGRTIQMTPAATQRAEDLYNALFASAGQEGKS, encoded by the coding sequence ATGGAATATCGCGATCTGCGCGGGTTTTTGTCGCAGTTGGAGTTGATGGGGGAGCTCAAGCGTGTGGACGCACCCGTTAGCCCCTATCTAGAGATGACGGCGCTCAGCGACCGGGTGTTGCGGGCTGGAGGGCCGGCGCTGTGGTTTGAGCGCCCTACCCAGGGCGATCGTCCGGTGCTCACCAATCTATTCGGCACCGTTCGGCGCGTGGCCCTGGGCATGGGGGCGCAAGATGCCAACAGCCTGCGAGAGGTCGGCCAGGTCCTGGCCCGGCTGCGCGAGCCCGAGCCACCGCGTGGCCTGCGTGATGTAGGGCGGGTGTTGGACTTGGCCCGCTCGGTTTGGCAGATGCGTCCCGAGGTGGTCGGTCGGGCCCCTTGTCAGCAGGAGGTCACTGAGGGGAGCGATATTGATCTCAGCCGTTGGCCCATCCAGCACTGCTGGCCCGAAGACGCTGCGCCGTTGTTGACTTGGGGCTTGGTGGTGACGCGCGGGCCGCAATCGGTGGCGCAGCCGCGCAAGCGCCAGAACCTGGGCATTTACCGCCAACAGGTCATCGGCCGTCGACAACTGATCATGCGCTGGCTGGCCCATCGCGGCGGCGCACTCGACTTCCGTGCATTCCGTTTGGCGAATCCCGGCCAGCCCTTTCCCATCGCCGTGGTGTTGGGCGCCGATCCGGCGACCACGCTGGGCGCGGTGACGCCGGTGCCCGATAGCCTCTCTGAGTACCAGTTCGCTGGCCTGTTGCGCGGCGCTCGAACCGAATTGGTCGACAGCGGCGTCGGCGAGGGCGATTGCCGTTTACAGGTGCCCGCCCATGCCGAGATGGTGTTGGAGGGGCACATTCCGCCCGCGCCGATTGGGTGGAAGGGGCAGAGTGATCTGGGTGTGCCGTTGATGGAGCGCGATGGATATCTTCATGCCCTGGAAGGGCCCTTCGGCGATCACACCGGCTATTACAACGAGCAAGAGTGGTTCCCGGTGTTCGAACTCAGCCGGGTGACGGAGCGCAGCGGCGCGTTCTATCACTCCACCTACACCGGCAAGCCGCCCGACGAGCCTGCTGTGCTGGGCCTGGCGCTGAACGAAGTCTTCGTGCCCTTGCTGCAGCAGCAATTCAGCGAGATCGTTGACTTCTACCTGCCGCCCGAGGGTTGTAGCTACCGCATGGCCTTGGTGTCGATCCGCAAGGCCTATGCCGGCCACGCCAAGCGCTTGATGTTTGGTGTCTGGAGTTATTTGCGTCAGTTCATGTACACGAAGTTCATCGTCATCGTGGATGAAGACGTCAATCTGCGCGATTGGAACGATGTGATCTGGGCCATTACCACCCGTGTCGATCCGGCCCGTGACACGGTTTTGGTGGACAACACGCCCATCGACTACCTGGACTTTGCGTCGCCCACCAGTGGGCTGGGCGGCAAGATGGGGCTGGATGCCACCAACAAGTGGCCCGGCGAAACCCAGCGCGAGTGGGGGCGGACCATCCAGATGACACCGGCAGCCACCCAGCGGGCTGAGGATTTGTACAACGCCCTGTTCGCTTCTGCGGGTCAAGAGGGCAAGTCCTGA
- a CDS encoding DUF748 domain-containing protein, giving the protein MKLTANRTARRWALGLMAFLLGLVCVLAALPWALQPWLKAQLKAQMEQALGRTVGVEAVDLSLLRGRVAVQGLVVAARGDQGEPLFTLEGVELALAPSSLWRRMPVLRELSVRGPQLNLRRESDGRTSVDDVLARLKSGPERTGPALAWALYNLSLSGGRVQLQQADGPRLVLDHLTLGLPFLSTHQDDVEVHVQPRLSGRWQGREFAAEVQSRPFLATPEAGLSLNWQGFELAQLDPWLPQSLGLRLQGGQIDGALRLRFLMPPKAAPYLGLSGRLKVEGLGLSLAQGPLRSVQGAGLDLDLLASEPLKQQFQLRSLTLSAEQASLKPAGMKGLKLVALEGGVTDLQWPLAGPVHAASKPAKTASWKLQARWADESGRALAQTDAQGALLTEELQAQWQLAALDLAVAQAWHGAGRPWGLAGQVAAQGQVRLTQPLQPGPGERLQVEVEQLSAQGLQLRHGDDLQWQNGEVQLAGLVWGGQRELRAQSLSLKGAALRLRRDADGLWSSGASGGATAEPSPQAAPWRLGLDEFKLALGRIEWQDTLSRPLQDAGQVQRTTLWQGRDLQLQSGPLRWEGDRLTSASLQLGLRSGPQRNPALLQWRGQVSSLGTAQSPWADGRLSLRRWPLAVLDSYLPPHLGLGLRDALVGAELSLRADAQALQLRGAADLQSLDLVSVREEASQRWVDQGLLAWQRLGALGLDVRWPLLAGERAQFHAEEVALQGLQAQLLIDAQGQLRLRGQVDAQTSPAPSSAQPAEASPAPRIRVGRVRLENAAVDFEDRFVKPSYRAQLGRLSGELGRFDSEQRQRAPLRLSGSVAGTGVLNVEGELHPALQPPQLDLRAQASDIELALFSPYSGKYLGYAIERGKLSSQLHYRLGPEGQLQADNRVVLNQLTLGERVDSPEATSLPVRLALALLSDREGVIDINLPIEGSLQDPQFRIGALVWKLIGNLIVKVVSSPFAWMSGGGEQGAAGRLVFAPGTTQWSLALGAEQGGASQQLTQMVQLAEGLKQKPALLLTLTSWYDPELEAPALARERVEAALRQAWARERGQADQAASLKLPDSERARLLRALYTSRPLPDRPRNLLGLLKTLPEGEMLARLQAAEKVTQDDVRELALARAAAVRDALVAQGLPLQRLFLAAPKVRPEAEAKADWQPHVELGLSLP; this is encoded by the coding sequence ATGAAACTGACTGCGAACCGTACAGCGCGCCGCTGGGCCCTTGGGCTGATGGCGTTCCTTTTGGGTTTGGTTTGCGTGTTGGCCGCCTTGCCCTGGGCCCTGCAGCCTTGGCTCAAGGCGCAGCTGAAAGCCCAAATGGAGCAGGCCCTTGGGCGTACGGTAGGCGTCGAGGCGGTCGACCTCTCACTATTGCGCGGGCGTGTCGCTGTTCAAGGCTTGGTGGTGGCCGCGCGCGGCGATCAGGGCGAACCGCTCTTCACCCTGGAGGGGGTGGAGTTGGCGCTGGCGCCGTCAAGCCTGTGGCGACGCATGCCGGTGCTGCGCGAGCTCAGCGTTCGCGGTCCGCAGCTGAATTTGCGCCGCGAGTCAGACGGCCGCACCAGCGTGGATGACGTGCTGGCCCGGCTCAAGTCAGGCCCGGAGCGCACCGGGCCAGCCTTGGCTTGGGCGCTCTACAACCTGAGCCTGAGCGGTGGTCGGGTGCAGTTGCAGCAGGCCGATGGCCCCCGTCTGGTGCTGGATCACTTGACCCTGGGCCTGCCCTTTCTTTCAACCCACCAGGATGATGTGGAGGTTCATGTTCAGCCCCGTCTGAGCGGCCGCTGGCAAGGCCGTGAGTTCGCGGCTGAGGTTCAGAGCCGGCCCTTTTTGGCCACTCCCGAGGCCGGGCTGAGCCTGAATTGGCAAGGCTTCGAGCTGGCCCAGCTGGACCCCTGGTTGCCTCAGAGTTTGGGTCTGCGCCTGCAAGGGGGGCAGATTGACGGGGCCTTGCGCCTGCGCTTTCTGATGCCGCCCAAGGCGGCGCCGTATTTGGGTCTGAGTGGTCGTCTGAAGGTTGAGGGCCTGGGCTTGAGTTTGGCGCAGGGGCCTCTGCGCTCTGTTCAAGGGGCTGGTCTGGACTTGGACTTGCTCGCCTCGGAGCCCTTGAAGCAGCAGTTCCAGCTGCGCTCGCTCACGCTCAGCGCGGAGCAGGCGTCGCTCAAGCCTGCTGGCATGAAGGGCTTGAAGCTTGTGGCCTTGGAGGGCGGCGTGACCGATTTGCAGTGGCCCCTCGCAGGGCCTGTCCACGCGGCCTCCAAGCCGGCCAAGACTGCAAGTTGGAAGCTGCAGGCGCGCTGGGCCGATGAGTCCGGCCGTGCCCTGGCGCAGACCGATGCGCAGGGCGCGCTACTGACCGAAGAGCTACAGGCGCAGTGGCAGCTGGCGGCGTTGGATTTGGCTGTCGCCCAGGCCTGGCACGGCGCGGGGCGGCCTTGGGGCTTGGCAGGGCAGGTGGCGGCCCAGGGTCAGGTCCGTCTCACGCAACCCCTGCAGCCTGGGCCCGGTGAGCGGCTTCAGGTCGAGGTGGAACAGCTCAGCGCTCAGGGCTTGCAGCTGCGCCATGGTGATGATTTGCAGTGGCAAAACGGTGAAGTGCAACTCGCAGGCCTGGTGTGGGGCGGACAGCGTGAATTGCGCGCACAAAGCTTGAGCCTCAAGGGGGCGGCGTTGCGATTGCGCCGCGATGCGGACGGCCTTTGGTCGTCTGGAGCGAGCGGCGGCGCCACGGCCGAGCCTTCGCCCCAAGCCGCGCCCTGGCGTCTGGGGCTGGATGAATTCAAGCTGGCGCTTGGGCGCATTGAATGGCAGGACACGCTGTCTCGGCCCTTGCAAGACGCCGGACAGGTGCAGCGCACGACCCTCTGGCAGGGGCGTGACCTGCAACTGCAGTCCGGTCCGCTGCGTTGGGAGGGCGATCGGCTGACCAGTGCCTCGCTGCAATTGGGTTTGCGCAGTGGCCCTCAACGGAACCCGGCTCTGCTGCAGTGGCGAGGACAGGTTTCCAGTCTGGGTACGGCGCAGAGCCCTTGGGCCGACGGCCGGTTGAGTTTGCGGCGCTGGCCCTTGGCGGTGCTGGATAGCTATTTGCCGCCCCATCTGGGCCTGGGCCTGCGGGATGCCCTGGTGGGTGCCGAACTGAGTTTGCGGGCCGATGCGCAGGCGCTGCAGCTGCGCGGCGCGGCCGATTTGCAGTCCTTGGATTTGGTCAGCGTGCGCGAGGAAGCGTCGCAGCGCTGGGTCGATCAGGGCCTGCTGGCCTGGCAGCGCCTGGGCGCGCTGGGTCTGGATGTGCGCTGGCCCCTGCTGGCTGGCGAGCGCGCGCAGTTCCACGCCGAGGAAGTGGCGCTACAGGGCCTGCAGGCGCAACTGCTGATCGACGCCCAGGGCCAGTTGCGGCTGCGCGGCCAGGTGGACGCGCAAACTAGCCCAGCCCCATCCAGCGCGCAGCCCGCCGAAGCCAGTCCCGCGCCACGGATTCGCGTCGGCCGTGTGCGGCTGGAGAACGCAGCGGTCGACTTTGAGGACCGCTTCGTCAAGCCGAGCTACCGCGCCCAATTGGGCCGGCTCAGTGGTGAGCTGGGGCGGTTTGACAGCGAGCAACGGCAGCGTGCGCCCTTGCGCCTGAGCGGTAGTGTGGCCGGCACGGGCGTGCTGAATGTCGAGGGTGAGCTGCACCCGGCGCTGCAGCCGCCCCAGCTGGATCTGCGTGCCCAGGCCAGCGACATTGAGTTGGCGCTGTTTTCCCCCTATTCGGGCAAGTACCTGGGTTATGCAATTGAGCGTGGCAAGCTCTCCAGCCAGCTGCATTACCGCCTCGGCCCCGAGGGGCAGTTGCAGGCCGACAACCGGGTGGTGCTGAATCAGCTGACGCTGGGCGAGCGGGTCGACAGCCCCGAGGCCACGTCCTTGCCCGTGCGTCTGGCCCTGGCCTTGCTCTCGGACCGCGAGGGGGTGATCGACATCAATCTGCCCATCGAAGGCTCGCTGCAGGACCCGCAGTTCCGCATCGGCGCCTTGGTCTGGAAGCTGATTGGTAACCTGATCGTCAAGGTGGTCAGCTCGCCCTTTGCTTGGATGTCGGGCGGCGGCGAGCAGGGAGCGGCCGGACGGCTTGTGTTTGCGCCTGGGACGACGCAATGGAGCCTGGCCTTGGGGGCAGAGCAAGGCGGTGCGTCGCAGCAGCTCACGCAGATGGTTCAGTTGGCCGAGGGTTTGAAGCAGAAGCCCGCCTTGCTCCTTACCCTGACGTCTTGGTACGACCCCGAGCTGGAGGCGCCGGCCCTGGCGCGCGAGCGGGTCGAGGCCGCACTGCGCCAGGCCTGGGCGCGCGAGCGGGGCCAAGCCGATCAGGCGGCCAGCCTCAAGCTGCCCGACAGCGAGCGCGCGCGTTTGCTGCGTGCGCTCTACACCAGTCGGCCCCTGCCGGATCGCCCGCGCAATCTGCTCGGCCTGCTCAAGACCCTGCCCGAGGGCGAGATGCTGGCCCGTCTGCAGGCGGCCGAGAAGGTGACGCAGGACGATGTGCGTGAGCTGGCCTTGGCGCGCGCCGCTGCCGTGCGCGATGCCCTGGTGGCGCAGGGCTTGCCGCTGCAGCGCCTGTTCCTGGCGGCGCCCAAGGTTCGCCCAGAGGCCGAAGCCAAGGCGGATTGGCAACCCCATGTGGAGTTGGGTTTGAGCCTGCCCTGA
- the msrA gene encoding peptide-methionine (S)-S-oxide reductase MsrA, with amino-acid sequence MMETITLGGGCFWCLEAVFTRLRGVQAVQSGYCNGHLPNPSYEQVCSGASGHVEVVQIRFNPEQIALRSLLEVFFAIHDPTTLNRQGADVGTQYRSGIYYQDSGQQALAQQVLAEQAARFEAPLVTEICPLRDYYPAEDYHQRYFERNPEAGYCSFVVAPKVERFGRRFAALLRPDA; translated from the coding sequence ATGATGGAGACCATCACCCTGGGGGGCGGCTGTTTTTGGTGCCTGGAAGCGGTGTTCACGCGCCTGCGCGGGGTGCAGGCGGTGCAGTCCGGCTACTGCAATGGGCACCTGCCGAACCCCAGTTACGAGCAGGTGTGTTCAGGCGCCAGCGGCCATGTGGAGGTGGTGCAGATTCGCTTCAACCCGGAGCAGATTGCGCTGCGCAGCTTGCTGGAGGTCTTCTTTGCCATCCACGACCCGACCACGCTGAATCGCCAGGGGGCCGATGTGGGCACCCAGTACCGTTCGGGCATTTACTACCAGGACAGCGGCCAGCAGGCGCTGGCCCAGCAGGTGCTGGCCGAGCAGGCTGCCCGGTTCGAGGCGCCGCTGGTCACCGAGATCTGCCCGCTGCGTGATTACTACCCGGCCGAGGACTATCACCAGCGCTACTTCGAACGCAATCCTGAGGCGGGTTATTGCAGCTTTGTGGTGGCGCCCAAGGTCGAGCGTTTCGGGCGCCGGTTTGCGGCGCTGCTGCGCCCGGACGCCTGA
- a CDS encoding YdcF family protein, with translation MRNLILLLILPPAGPLLLIPLAAAWRRARLALMWISAAAVWILSSEAFTAPLTRAWSRSAPASVTLTQAQAWSGQPDAVVLVLGGGLRVGAGPEGNYAPKLETLERLQRGVWWARRLQLPLAFTGGRSPAAAPDQPSEAAAVRQHLAEHGDTTLAWAEEQSINTRENARLSAPLLAQAGVRKVILVTHEQHMKRSLRNFRQASPAIEFLPAPLTQAPQPGWNAQDFMPSFQGIRQGRYLVYEWLAYGMGH, from the coding sequence ATGCGCAACTTGATCCTGCTCCTGATCCTGCCGCCAGCCGGCCCTTTGCTGCTGATTCCGCTGGCTGCTGCGTGGCGCCGGGCGCGCCTGGCCTTGATGTGGATCAGCGCTGCCGCCGTCTGGATTCTGTCCAGCGAAGCGTTTACCGCACCGCTGACTAGAGCGTGGTCGCGATCTGCGCCAGCATCAGTCACCTTGACGCAAGCACAAGCCTGGAGCGGCCAACCCGATGCCGTGGTGTTGGTACTGGGTGGGGGGCTGCGAGTCGGCGCGGGGCCCGAAGGGAACTACGCGCCCAAACTGGAAACCCTGGAACGACTGCAGCGCGGCGTTTGGTGGGCACGTCGGCTCCAGTTGCCCTTGGCCTTCACCGGGGGGCGCAGCCCGGCCGCAGCACCGGATCAGCCCAGCGAAGCAGCCGCCGTGCGCCAGCACTTGGCCGAGCACGGGGACACCACGCTGGCCTGGGCCGAGGAGCAGTCCATCAACACCCGCGAGAACGCCCGCCTGAGCGCACCGCTGCTGGCCCAAGCCGGTGTCCGCAAGGTGATCCTGGTGACCCACGAGCAGCACATGAAGCGCAGCCTGCGCAACTTTCGGCAGGCCTCGCCCGCCATCGAATTTCTTCCCGCGCCGCTGACCCAGGCGCCGCAACCTGGGTGGAACGCACAAGACTTCATGCCCAGCTTCCAGGGCATTCGGCAAGGTCGCTACCTGGTTTATGAATGGCTGGCCTACGGAATGGGGCATTGA